One stretch of Acidobacteriota bacterium DNA includes these proteins:
- a CDS encoding TonB-dependent receptor encodes MFILFFCATASYSQSAAGGGAIQGNVKDATGGVIPGAHVIITNTATGVVTNTVSNSEGYFTTPSITIGKYKIRVEASGMKAWQGELLVETGRTAELSAVLTVGQVSETVIIEGNITPLVNVTDSAEGATLDSKRIEELPVNGRNINTLLEDVTPGVEAINDVNGGVRIAGLMVYSTNFTQDGASTNNREFGGSGIVAGLEAIAEVKVETSTSSARYSTPTSVIITTKGGSNKVHGSLFETHRNNAFGVARARQDVLVGADYKIPKLIRNEFGGSIGGPVILPTFGLNGKGWYNGKNRTFFFVSREGNRLRQGITREFVVPTAAMRNGNFSQLYDSLGRLQVLYDPQTTRIERINNRDIAVRDPFPNNQIPLNRLSPLAKRMFALTPLPNDITNPLVANNLKMPVATNAFPNRNDDPTSVRIDHRFTEKDNFFIKASGGRIYSNFLGTATNNGAPTANQEANVTYLPMAGIQGAMSWTHTFSPAFFVETLFSRNWQSTRTIAGPVDNQKDYAKELGLPNPFGEIGFPILANMGFTTAPANNYTYQEGDNRRALYSIISHLEQNYTWVKKRHNIQFGGSFHNERQHLLPDQGAISGAANFNSLATALHSSTSGSATTPAAVAQTGYDTANFFLGHASTYTVGIKRGFMQVYEKKFAFYAQDSYRVTKRLTFTPGLRWDMNPAFHERNGQLSGFDVKNHALLLPEPIDYYYKLGATTPKLVSLYQGVGVKFESAAEAGRSKNLFKNNLIDLSPRASFAYRLFDGNRQMVFRGGYGIYTSALPMRTLLAQFSGLLPFRANLQYAPNNSAFAPGQTNSLLITKPTVIAGLNSANVVELDSTGTLGRGQSVVGMDENQPSLRIHEWNLAIEKQLSKSTVFRITYTGKHGVNADQLFEINPQPSDFVYYSLTNQPKPTGTFANVALRIYDQNAYTSVRILQKSGFINSSTWTAQIERRFNKGLGFQAYYTLTNALREAGNSFRDDVATTYSPAVYLPNTVPTDTDKLNRALFYDRDLAIPKHRVRWNWNYDLPFGNGQKFIGNANRFMQGLLGGWKVSGTGTILNTWFARPTNNWGEFGAFEKYGTKYKIEDCRATPTGATSKAQERCTPGYLYFNGYISPVVINRVNTAGVRTGVFGIPDNYKPAQKPINAYPNLDPNNTADTNNVAITLATGTRQIIAYDTGYHPWRNQYERGPFNWVMDASMLKEFRFKERLKLRVNLDVFNIFNIQGLNVPNAEGIASLASSYGAVNGFKPRQMQGTLRLTW; translated from the coding sequence TTGTTCATATTGTTTTTTTGCGCGACAGCGAGCTACAGCCAGTCCGCCGCCGGTGGCGGGGCGATTCAAGGCAATGTGAAAGACGCCACCGGCGGCGTTATTCCCGGCGCGCACGTCATCATCACCAACACCGCAACGGGCGTCGTCACCAATACGGTTTCAAACAGCGAAGGCTATTTCACCACGCCCTCCATCACGATTGGCAAATACAAAATTCGCGTCGAAGCGTCGGGCATGAAAGCCTGGCAAGGTGAGTTGCTGGTGGAAACCGGGCGCACGGCTGAACTGAGTGCCGTGCTCACCGTGGGCCAGGTTTCGGAAACGGTGATCATCGAAGGGAACATCACGCCACTGGTGAATGTAACCGATTCGGCGGAAGGCGCGACGCTCGATTCCAAACGCATCGAGGAATTGCCGGTCAATGGCCGCAATATCAACACGCTGCTCGAAGACGTCACACCCGGCGTCGAAGCCATCAACGATGTCAACGGCGGTGTGCGCATCGCGGGGCTGATGGTCTATTCAACCAACTTCACGCAGGATGGCGCGTCCACCAACAACCGCGAATTCGGCGGTTCAGGCATCGTCGCCGGCTTGGAAGCCATCGCTGAAGTAAAGGTCGAAACCAGCACATCGTCGGCGCGGTACAGCACACCGACTTCGGTCATCATCACCACCAAGGGCGGCAGCAATAAGGTGCACGGTTCGCTGTTTGAAACGCACCGCAACAATGCCTTCGGTGTGGCGCGCGCGCGGCAGGACGTGTTGGTCGGCGCTGATTACAAAATCCCCAAATTGATTCGCAACGAATTCGGCGGCTCTATCGGCGGGCCGGTGATCCTGCCGACCTTCGGTTTGAATGGCAAAGGCTGGTACAACGGCAAGAATCGCACGTTCTTTTTCGTGTCCAGGGAAGGGAATCGGTTGCGGCAGGGCATTACGCGCGAATTTGTCGTCCCGACAGCGGCGATGCGCAATGGCAATTTCAGCCAGCTTTACGACAGCCTCGGTCGCTTGCAAGTGCTCTACGATCCGCAAACCACGCGCATCGAACGTATCAACAACCGCGACATCGCCGTGCGCGATCCGTTTCCCAACAATCAAATCCCGCTCAATCGCCTCAGCCCGCTCGCCAAACGCATGTTCGCGCTGACGCCGTTGCCCAATGACATCACCAATCCGCTGGTCGCCAACAACCTGAAAATGCCGGTGGCCACCAATGCCTTTCCCAACCGCAATGACGACCCGACCTCGGTGCGCATTGATCATCGCTTCACTGAAAAAGACAACTTCTTTATCAAGGCCAGTGGCGGACGCATCTATTCCAACTTCCTGGGCACCGCCACGAACAATGGCGCGCCGACCGCCAACCAGGAAGCGAACGTAACCTATTTGCCGATGGCGGGCATTCAAGGCGCCATGAGTTGGACGCACACCTTTTCGCCGGCCTTCTTTGTCGAAACGCTGTTTAGCCGCAACTGGCAAAGCACGCGCACCATTGCCGGCCCGGTGGATAATCAGAAAGACTATGCAAAAGAGTTGGGCCTGCCCAATCCCTTTGGCGAAATCGGGTTTCCCATTCTGGCCAACATGGGTTTCACGACCGCGCCTGCTAACAATTACACCTATCAGGAAGGCGACAATCGGCGCGCGCTTTACAGCATCATCAGTCACCTCGAACAGAACTACACCTGGGTGAAGAAGCGGCACAACATTCAATTTGGCGGCAGCTTTCACAACGAACGGCAGCACCTGTTGCCCGATCAAGGCGCGATTTCGGGCGCGGCGAATTTCAATTCGCTGGCGACCGCGTTGCACTCTTCGACTTCCGGCAGCGCGACGACACCCGCCGCCGTGGCGCAAACAGGCTATGACACGGCCAATTTCTTTTTGGGCCACGCCAGCACCTACACCGTTGGCATCAAGCGCGGCTTCATGCAGGTTTACGAAAAGAAATTCGCTTTCTATGCGCAGGATAGCTATCGCGTCACCAAGCGCCTGACCTTTACGCCGGGCTTGCGCTGGGACATGAACCCGGCCTTCCACGAACGCAACGGCCAGCTCAGTGGCTTCGACGTGAAAAACCATGCTTTGCTGTTGCCCGAACCGATTGATTACTACTACAAGCTCGGGGCGACGACGCCCAAATTGGTTTCGCTCTATCAGGGCGTGGGCGTCAAATTTGAAAGTGCTGCCGAAGCAGGACGATCAAAGAACCTATTCAAAAACAATCTGATTGACCTCAGTCCGCGCGCCTCGTTTGCCTATCGCCTGTTCGATGGGAACCGGCAGATGGTCTTCCGTGGCGGTTACGGCATTTACACTTCGGCATTGCCGATGCGCACGCTGCTGGCGCAGTTCTCTGGCCTGTTGCCCTTCCGCGCGAATCTGCAATACGCGCCGAATAACTCGGCCTTCGCGCCCGGCCAAACCAATTCGTTGCTGATTACCAAACCAACAGTCATCGCGGGCCTCAACAGCGCCAACGTGGTTGAACTCGACAGCACGGGCACGCTGGGACGTGGTCAATCGGTGGTCGGCATGGACGAGAACCAGCCGAGCCTGCGCATTCACGAATGGAATCTGGCTATCGAGAAACAACTCTCGAAGAGCACCGTCTTCCGCATCACCTACACCGGCAAACACGGTGTCAATGCCGACCAGTTGTTCGAGATCAATCCGCAACCCAGCGATTTCGTCTATTACTCGCTGACCAATCAACCCAAGCCGACCGGGACCTTCGCCAATGTGGCGTTGCGCATCTACGACCAGAACGCCTACACGTCGGTGCGCATTCTGCAAAAGAGCGGCTTCATCAATTCGTCCACCTGGACGGCGCAGATCGAGCGGCGCTTCAACAAAGGCCTCGGCTTCCAAGCGTATTACACGCTGACCAACGCCTTGCGCGAGGCAGGGAACTCGTTCCGCGATGATGTGGCGACGACTTATTCACCCGCCGTTTATCTGCCGAACACGGTGCCGACGGATACGGACAAGCTCAACCGCGCGCTGTTTTATGATCGTGATTTAGCGATTCCGAAACATCGCGTGCGTTGGAATTGGAACTACGATTTGCCCTTTGGCAACGGGCAGAAATTTATCGGCAATGCGAACCGCTTCATGCAGGGTTTGCTTGGCGGCTGGAAAGTCTCCGGCACCGGCACCATCCTCAACACCTGGTTCGCGCGTCCGACCAACAACTGGGGCGAGTTCGGCGCTTTTGAAAAGTACGGCACGAAATACAAGATCGAAGATTGCCGCGCGACGCCGACGGGGGCAACGAGCAAGGCCCAGGAACGCTGCACGCCGGGTTACTTGTATTTCAACGGCTACATCTCGCCAGTGGTCATCAACCGTGTCAACACGGCGGGCGTGCGCACGGGCGTCTTTGGCATCCCGGACAATTACAAACCGGCGCAAAAGCCGATCAATGCTTATCCGAATCTTGATCCGAATAACACGGCTGACACCAACAATGTCGCGATCACTTTGGCGACTGGCACGCGGCAGATTATCGCTTACGACACAGGCTATCACCCCTGGCGTAACCAATATGAACGCGGGCCATTCAACTGGGTGATGGATGCGTCCATGCTCAAGGAATTCAGGTTCAAGGAACGGCTCAAGCTGCGCGTCAATTTGGACGTCTTCAACATCTTCAACATTCAGGGACTGAATGTGCCCAACGCCGAAGGCATCGCCAGTCTGGCGAGTTCCTACGGCGCGGTGAATGGCTTCAAACCGCGTCAGATGCAAGGCACCTTGCGGCTGACTTGGTAA